The region TGCTGTGCTGGACGGTCTGGTGCGGCACGTTCTTTTGCTGGAAAGGAGAGCCATGAAAAGATCCACTGGACAGTCGCTGATGGGTTCGTCGCTGCTTGGCCTAGCACTGCTTCTCGGAGCCGCTCACGCCGCGCCGCAGCAGGGCGGCACCATCACGGTGTCGTACAAGGACGACGTGACCACCCTGGATCCGGCTGTCGGCTACGACTACCAGAACTGGCCGATGGAGAAGATGGTCTTCGATGCCCTGCTGGACTACACCCCCGGCGGAACCACGCTGACGCCGCGCCTGGCCGCCAAGATGCCCGACGTCTCCAAGGACGGCAAGACCTATACCTTCACCCTGCGAAAAGGCGTGAAGTTCCACAATGGCCGGGTCATGACCGCCGACGACGTGAAGTACAGCCTTGAACGCGTGCTTGATCCCAAGACCAAGAGTCCGGGGCAGAGTTTCTACACCGATATCGCCGGCGCGCAGGCGTTCGTAGACGGCAAGGCCAAGGCTGTTTCAGGCATCGTGGTGCTGGCCCCCGAAAAGGTCAAGATCACGCTGAACGCCCCCAACGCCGCCTTCCTGAACATCATGGCGATGAATTTCGCGTTCATCGTGCCCAAAGAAGCAGTCGCCAAGGCGGGTGAGGACTTCGGGCATCAACCCGTCGGCACCGGGCCATTCAAGCTGAAGTCGTGGGTCAGCGGCCAGCAGCTTCAATTCGAGCGCAACCCGAACTACTTTATGGCGGGCATGCCGTATCTGGACGGGGTCACGGTCAAGGTGGGCCTCGATCCCAGCGTCGCCTACCTCAGCCTCCAGCGCGGCGAGATCGACCTGCTCGGCGACGGCATTCCGCCCGCCCAGTTCCTCCAGGTGACGCGCGATCCCAAACTCAAGGCCAACGTGTTCTCCAAGACGTCGGTCAACACGACGTATCTCAGCCTGAACACGGGCGTCGGGCCGCTGAAGGACGTGCGAGTTCGGCAGGCCATCAACATGGCCATCGACAAGACCAAGATTCTGCGCATCATCAACGGACGTGGGGTGGTGGCCCGGGGCGTGCTGCCGCCGCTGATGCCCGGCTACGATAAGGCCGAGGCGGGCTACGCCTACGATCCGGCCAGGGCCAAGGCGCTGCTGGCGGCGGCAGGACTGAAAGGCGGCTTCACGACCACCCTCTACACCACCTCCACCGATCCTAACCCGCGCATCGCCCAAAGCATCCAGCAGGATCTGGCGCAAATCGGCGTGAAGGTGCAGCTCAAGAGCCTGGCCCAGAGCAGCGTGATCGACGCGGCCAGCACGCCCAAAACGGCGGCCATGGTCTGGTCAGGTGGACTGGCCTGGACGCAGGACTACCCGGATCCCAGCGACTTCTACTGGCCGATCCTGTCGTGCCGCAGCGCCGTGCAGGGCGGCTGGAACTGGCCCTTCGTGTGCGACAAGGCGCTGGACGCCCGAGCAGAGAAGGCCGACCGGATGGTGGCCCCGGCCCAGCAGGCCGCCCGCCTGAAGGAATACGCCAGCATCTTCGCGGCCCTGAACAAGCAGGCGGTGTGGGTGCCGGTGTTCCACGAGGTGCGCTACACCATGAAGTCCGACCGCCTGGTAGGCGGCGTGGACGATCTACTCGACCCGACGCATTTCATCAACTACGAGCGGCTCTCGGTCAAGAAGTAGGAGGAGGATTCCAGTGACCACCAGACCCAGATGCACCATCCATGACCACCATTACGGCTGGGACAACAGCCTGTCCCCTGCGCTGGAAGTCGAGAGTGGCGAGACCATCGAATTCGAGGTCATCGACTCCGGCGGCGGACAGTTCACACCGTCTTCCACCTCTGCCGATGTGACCGCGCTGGACTTCTCGAGGATCAATCCGGTGACCGGCCCGGTCTACGTGCACGGCGCGGAGCCGGGCGACGCGTTGCAGGTCGATATTCTGGAATTCCGGCCCTCGGGTTTCGGCTGGACGGCCATCATTCCCGGCTTCGGTCTGCTGGCCGATGAATTTGCTGATCCTTATCTCAAGCTGTGGCAGTACAGCGACTCCTCGGCGGAGTTCCTGCCAGGGATTCAGGTACCGGTGCGGCCCTTCCCCGGCACCATCGGCAACGCGCCCGCCGAGACGGGGCCGCACTCGATTGTGCCGCCCAGAATCGTGGGCGGCAACATGGACATTCGGGATCTGACGGCAGGTTCGACGCTGCACCTGCCGGTTGCCGTGCCTGGAGCGCTGTTCTCGGTGGGTGACACCCACGCGGCTCAGGGCGACGGCGAGGTCTGTGGCACCGCCATTGAATCGGCCATGCACGTGACCTTGCGTTTTACCCTGAAGAAAGCAGCTCATTTAAAGACGCCGCGCTTCTCGACACCGGGCTCTGTCACGGGACACATCGATGGGGCGGGCTATCAGGTCACCACGGGCATTGGCCCGGATCTGTATGCCGCCGCACAGGACGCCACCCGCTTTATGGTTGAGTTTATGACCGGGGAGTACGGCCTGAGCCCGCAGGACGCGTACGTGCTGTGCAGCGTGGCGGCGGACCTACGGATCAGCGAGATCGTGGATGCGCCCAACTGGCTGGTCAGCCTCTACCTGCCCAGGAGCATCTTCGAGTAAGGAGGCGGAGCTGCCTTCCGCCTGCCCGGTGACGGGCGCCAGCTCACGGGCTACAGCCGGGGATCGAGCACCTCGCTCTCCAGCGCACTCACCCCGAAAACGCACTCGTGAACGCGCCACAGGGACTCTCCCTCCACGAAACGGTTCAGGCCCTCGAGGCCCACCGCGAATTCCCGCAACGCCAGCGTCCGTTTCGCGCTCAATCCTCGCTGACGTAGCCGGATCAGATGCTCTGGAAGGGTGTACTCCGGACCGTAGATGATCCGCAGGTACCCGCGCCCACGCACCTTGATGGCCGGCTGGACCAGCCCCTTGCGTTCCCGCGCGACGAAGCTCAGCGGTTTGACCACGTGGATCCACTGAAGGGCCGTCTGGGCCGCTACGACGGCAACTGGAAGGCGTTCCTGGGCAGCAAGCGGCTCGATGACCTGTACCAGACTGAAACGCTGGGGACGCTGCCGCCCCAGGGGCCGATGCCCGCGTTGGCGCAGATTCCTGTGACGGCTGGTCCGGCACAGCCCAGCACTTCGCCTGCGCGCGGCAGCTTCAACGGCACCTGGCTGCTGATCGGCGCTGTCCCTGGCCCGCTGCCCCAGGCGCGCGATTGGAGCCAGCCCGCCAC is a window of Deinococcus radiopugnans ATCC 19172 DNA encoding:
- a CDS encoding ABC transporter substrate-binding protein, producing the protein MKRSTGQSLMGSSLLGLALLLGAAHAAPQQGGTITVSYKDDVTTLDPAVGYDYQNWPMEKMVFDALLDYTPGGTTLTPRLAAKMPDVSKDGKTYTFTLRKGVKFHNGRVMTADDVKYSLERVLDPKTKSPGQSFYTDIAGAQAFVDGKAKAVSGIVVLAPEKVKITLNAPNAAFLNIMAMNFAFIVPKEAVAKAGEDFGHQPVGTGPFKLKSWVSGQQLQFERNPNYFMAGMPYLDGVTVKVGLDPSVAYLSLQRGEIDLLGDGIPPAQFLQVTRDPKLKANVFSKTSVNTTYLSLNTGVGPLKDVRVRQAINMAIDKTKILRIINGRGVVARGVLPPLMPGYDKAEAGYAYDPARAKALLAAAGLKGGFTTTLYTTSTDPNPRIAQSIQQDLAQIGVKVQLKSLAQSSVIDAASTPKTAAMVWSGGLAWTQDYPDPSDFYWPILSCRSAVQGGWNWPFVCDKALDARAEKADRMVAPAQQAARLKEYASIFAALNKQAVWVPVFHEVRYTMKSDRLVGGVDDLLDPTHFINYERLSVKK
- a CDS encoding acetamidase/formamidase family protein, producing MTTRPRCTIHDHHYGWDNSLSPALEVESGETIEFEVIDSGGGQFTPSSTSADVTALDFSRINPVTGPVYVHGAEPGDALQVDILEFRPSGFGWTAIIPGFGLLADEFADPYLKLWQYSDSSAEFLPGIQVPVRPFPGTIGNAPAETGPHSIVPPRIVGGNMDIRDLTAGSTLHLPVAVPGALFSVGDTHAAQGDGEVCGTAIESAMHVTLRFTLKKAAHLKTPRFSTPGSVTGHIDGAGYQVTTGIGPDLYAAAQDATRFMVEFMTGEYGLSPQDAYVLCSVAADLRISEIVDAPNWLVSLYLPRSIFE